Proteins found in one Clostridium kluyveri DSM 555 genomic segment:
- a CDS encoding ATP-binding protein codes for MELVVLSGKGGTGKTTIATALSELAKDVVRIDCDVDAPNLYLFYKGVDIEKKSFYGGKKAVINEEYCNKCGKCEIICKFNAIKNCMVDDFLCEGCGACTLVCPEKAIELVEDKSAETFITSTDKGIISRAQMDIGSDGSGKLVTFLRNNGKRFSMKDALTIIDASPGIGCAVISSVTGSDAVLLVTEPTKSGLEDLMRVTALCMNFGVFIMVCINKYDINHDITMEIERFVIEKGLALVGKIPYDDTVIKSINELKSIIYYEDSEACRSVKEMWVNIKNIFTKNFKMEECINEKSSGLL; via the coding sequence GTGGAATTAGTAGTATTAAGTGGAAAAGGAGGCACCGGAAAGACTACCATTGCAACAGCACTATCAGAACTTGCAAAAGATGTGGTCAGAATAGATTGTGATGTGGATGCCCCTAATTTATATCTTTTTTATAAGGGTGTGGATATAGAAAAAAAAAGTTTTTATGGCGGCAAAAAAGCAGTTATAAATGAGGAGTATTGTAATAAATGTGGAAAATGTGAAATTATATGTAAATTTAATGCCATCAAAAATTGTATGGTAGATGATTTTCTCTGTGAAGGCTGTGGGGCGTGTACTTTAGTATGTCCTGAAAAAGCAATTGAACTGGTGGAGGATAAGTCAGCTGAAACTTTTATTACAAGTACAGACAAAGGTATAATTTCCAGGGCACAGATGGATATAGGCAGCGATGGCTCAGGGAAGTTAGTTACCTTTTTAAGAAATAATGGAAAAAGGTTCAGTATGAAAGATGCACTAACAATTATTGATGCTTCTCCAGGAATAGGATGTGCTGTCATTTCATCTGTAACTGGCAGTGATGCAGTGTTGCTTGTTACCGAACCTACAAAATCTGGGCTTGAAGATTTGATGAGGGTGACTGCATTATGTATGAATTTTGGGGTATTTATTATGGTATGTATAAACAAATATGATATAAATCATGATATTACCATGGAAATAGAAAGATTTGTGATAGAAAAAGGATTGGCGTTAGTGGGGAAAATACCTTATGATGATACCGTAATAAAATCAATAAATGAGTTGAAATCAATTATATACTACGAAGATAGTGAGGCCTGTAGATCCGTTAAGGAAATGTGGGTTAACATAAAAAACATATTTACTAAAAATTTTAAAATGGAGGAATGTATAAATGAAAAAAGCAGTGGACTTTTATGA
- a CDS encoding C-GCAxxG-C-C family (seleno)protein, with translation MKKAVDFYEEGYNCAESIIKVVNEEKNLNIPVSIASPFGRGMTVGSSCGAITGALMALGAVKGRKEAVEPNQSRDYTKKIMGKIKERYGTFQCAELKKKGVSCAEIIEYTHNVLKEYLD, from the coding sequence ATGAAAAAAGCAGTGGACTTTTATGAAGAAGGATATAATTGTGCAGAATCTATAATAAAGGTGGTAAATGAAGAAAAAAACTTAAATATCCCCGTATCAATAGCAAGTCCCTTTGGAAGGGGAATGACTGTGGGAAGCAGTTGTGGGGCGATAACAGGAGCACTTATGGCTTTAGGTGCGGTAAAAGGAAGAAAAGAAGCAGTGGAGCCTAATCAGTCAAGGGATTATACAAAAAAAATTATGGGCAAAATAAAGGAGAGATATGGAACATTTCAATGTGCAGAGTTGAAGAAAAAAGGTGTATCCTGTGCTGAAATAATTGAATATACTCATAATGTTTTAAAAGAATATCTAGATTAA
- a CDS encoding NifB/NifX family molybdenum-iron cluster-binding protein, with product MKIAVASEGKYVSGHFGHCEGFTIYQVEDKKIKNEEFKPNPGHKPGYLPVFLKELDVNIVISGGMGATAQEIFNENGIEVVVGAEGLCSDTVEKFIKGELKSTGSVCTEHAHEGHCSE from the coding sequence ATGAAAATAGCAGTTGCAAGTGAAGGAAAATATGTAAGTGGACACTTTGGACATTGTGAGGGATTTACAATTTATCAGGTAGAGGATAAAAAAATAAAAAATGAAGAATTTAAACCTAATCCAGGACATAAACCAGGATACTTACCGGTATTTTTAAAGGAACTAGATGTAAATATAGTAATATCAGGAGGAATGGGTGCTACTGCTCAAGAGATTTTCAATGAAAATGGAATAGAGGTTGTAGTAGGAGCAGAAGGTTTATGTAGTGATACTGTAGAAAAATTTATAAAAGGCGAACTTAAATCCACAGGCAGTGTATGCACTGAGCATGCCCACGAAGGTCACTGCAGCGAGTAA
- a CDS encoding Fur family transcriptional regulator encodes MDKNLLLYKKLIKNKGYEFTIQKRILLLEMINANTHLSVKQIYERIKDKNIGLATVYRSLKIFGELGIVKKINVDNINYYEIKIFSGKPLHVHFKCDKCNSIIDVDNLEQDLSYIKLNKKIEEKNDVEIYDVDIMLKGLCSKCKGG; translated from the coding sequence ATGGATAAAAATCTTTTGTTATACAAGAAGTTAATTAAAAATAAAGGATATGAGTTCACTATACAGAAGAGAATTTTACTTTTAGAGATGATAAATGCCAATACTCATTTATCTGTAAAGCAAATTTATGAAAGAATTAAAGACAAAAATATTGGTCTTGCTACAGTATACAGAAGTTTAAAGATATTTGGCGAGCTTGGTATAGTAAAAAAAATCAATGTTGATAATATCAATTACTATGAGATAAAAATTTTTAGCGGGAAACCTCTTCATGTACATTTTAAATGTGATAAATGTAATAGTATAATAGATGTAGATAATTTAGAGCAGGATCTTTCATATATCAAGTTAAATAAAAAAATTGAAGAGAAAAATGATGTAGAAATATATGATGTAGATATCATGTTAAAAGGACTGTGCAGTAAATGCAAAGGAGGATAA
- a CDS encoding DUF134 domain-containing protein — protein sequence MARPIKFRKVEFFPKSTYFVPWGKAKCKISETVLKVEELEAMRLKDIEELNQEECAEKMQVSRQTFQNIIDSARRKVAVALTQGNAIRISGGNYTTNFCKFKCFDCGELYEVNYEQDRLLCPVCGSQRVLCSKKADFCTKWCKNNKCE from the coding sequence ATGGCAAGACCAATAAAATTTAGGAAGGTAGAATTTTTTCCTAAAAGCACCTATTTTGTACCTTGGGGAAAGGCTAAATGCAAAATTAGTGAAACAGTTTTAAAAGTGGAAGAGCTTGAGGCCATGAGGTTGAAAGATATTGAGGAATTGAATCAGGAAGAATGTGCTGAAAAGATGCAGGTATCCAGACAGACTTTCCAAAATATAATTGATAGTGCAAGAAGAAAGGTAGCTGTGGCTTTGACACAGGGAAATGCTATAAGAATAAGTGGGGGGAATTACACGACTAATTTTTGTAAATTTAAGTGTTTTGATTGTGGTGAACTATATGAAGTGAATTATGAACAGGACAGACTTCTTTGTCCTGTTTGTGGTTCACAAAGGGTTTTATGCAGTAAAAAAGCAGATTTTTGCACAAAATGGTGTAAGAATAATAAGTGTGAGTAG
- a CDS encoding iron-sulfur cluster assembly scaffold protein — MFTSEYTDTVIEHFMCPRNVGIIDDSNGEGKAGDASCGDSLSIYIKVEDNIIEDISFLVYGCPASIATSSMTTELAKKKTLEEALSIGEDDIIDALGGLPDHKKHCSNLGVKALRSAIYDYLHEDKK; from the coding sequence ATGTTTACAAGTGAATATACAGATACTGTTATTGAGCACTTTATGTGTCCTAGAAATGTAGGTATCATAGACGATTCGAATGGTGAGGGAAAAGCTGGAGATGCATCCTGTGGAGACTCATTAAGTATATATATTAAAGTGGAGGACAATATAATAGAGGATATCAGTTTTTTAGTTTACGGGTGTCCTGCATCTATAGCTACAAGTAGTATGACAACAGAACTAGCAAAAAAGAAAACCTTAGAAGAGGCATTATCTATTGGAGAAGATGATATAATAGATGCCCTAGGAGGATTGCCGGATCATAAAAAACACTGTTCTAATCTTGGTGTTAAAGCCTTAAGAAGTGCTATTTATGATTATCTCCATGAAGATAAAAAATAA
- a CDS encoding acyl-CoA dehydrogenase family protein: MNFELTKEQQMIRDNVRKFAEAKIEPIAFQLDEKNIFPEEIVNEMGDLSIMGLPYPKEYGGAGKDVLSYAIAVEELSRVDAGVGVILSAHTSLGTWPIMEFGTKEQKEKYLVPLASGKKIAAFGLTEPNAGSDAGKTETTAVLEGDHYVINGSKVFITNADYADTYVIFAVTTPGLGTKGISAFIIEKGMDGFTFGTHYNKMGIRSSATAELLFKNLKVPKYNLLGKENEGFKIAMQTLEGGRIGIAAQALGIAQGAYEKALSYSKERVQFGKPISRQQSIAFKLADMATKIRAARFMVYSAAVLKQEHKNYGMESAMAKLYASDICLEVVNDAVQIYGGSGFIKGFPVERMYRDAKICTIYEGTNEIQRLIISNDILGKPKKEPIEENKENKVNKAKPITGNRRRVIIKEGSPKEKVDAFLNYIKSENIDINKSEASKGSIADADKVCSIGLGLKDKKDLPLIQSLADTVGAELGCSRPVAEEREWLPLDRYVGISGQKFGGTFYLAIGISGQVQHLKGIENAGIITAINIDEDAPIFKSSDYGIVGDLYEIVPLLIEALK, from the coding sequence ATGAACTTTGAACTCACCAAAGAACAACAAATGATTAGAGATAATGTTCGAAAGTTTGCAGAAGCAAAAATCGAGCCTATTGCATTTCAACTAGATGAGAAAAATATATTTCCTGAAGAAATAGTTAATGAGATGGGGGATCTATCTATTATGGGTCTTCCATACCCAAAAGAATATGGTGGAGCGGGAAAAGATGTATTGAGCTATGCTATTGCGGTAGAAGAACTATCAAGGGTAGATGCAGGTGTGGGTGTTATATTATCTGCACACACATCTCTTGGAACTTGGCCTATTATGGAGTTTGGGACAAAAGAACAAAAAGAAAAATATCTAGTTCCACTGGCCTCGGGCAAGAAAATTGCTGCTTTTGGTCTTACAGAACCTAATGCTGGAAGTGATGCCGGCAAGACAGAAACTACAGCGGTTTTAGAAGGCGATCATTATGTCATAAATGGTTCTAAGGTATTTATAACAAATGCGGATTATGCAGATACTTATGTAATATTTGCGGTTACAACTCCAGGTTTGGGAACCAAGGGAATAAGTGCCTTTATTATTGAGAAGGGTATGGATGGATTTACTTTTGGTACTCATTATAATAAAATGGGTATACGTTCTTCCGCTACAGCAGAGCTTTTATTTAAAAATTTGAAGGTACCAAAATATAATCTTTTGGGAAAAGAAAATGAGGGCTTTAAAATTGCCATGCAGACCCTAGAAGGTGGGCGCATAGGTATTGCGGCACAGGCACTTGGAATTGCCCAGGGTGCATATGAGAAAGCACTAAGCTACTCCAAGGAAAGAGTTCAGTTTGGAAAACCTATTTCAAGACAACAATCCATAGCATTTAAACTTGCGGATATGGCTACTAAAATTCGGGCGGCTAGATTTATGGTATATAGTGCAGCTGTATTAAAGCAGGAACATAAAAATTATGGAATGGAATCCGCTATGGCGAAATTGTATGCTTCTGATATTTGCCTTGAAGTTGTTAATGATGCAGTGCAAATATATGGGGGCTCAGGATTTATTAAAGGATTTCCTGTAGAGCGTATGTACCGTGATGCTAAGATCTGTACAATATATGAAGGAACTAATGAGATTCAAAGACTTATTATCTCCAATGATATTTTAGGTAAACCTAAAAAAGAACCTATTGAGGAAAATAAAGAAAATAAAGTTAATAAAGCAAAACCTATAACGGGAAACCGTAGGAGGGTCATTATAAAAGAAGGCTCTCCAAAAGAAAAGGTGGATGCATTTTTAAATTATATTAAAAGTGAAAATATAGATATTAATAAAAGTGAAGCTTCTAAAGGAAGTATAGCAGACGCAGATAAAGTATGCAGTATAGGACTGGGATTAAAGGATAAAAAAGACTTGCCTTTAATACAATCACTAGCGGATACAGTTGGTGCTGAACTTGGCTGTTCCAGACCTGTGGCTGAAGAAAGGGAATGGCTGCCACTTGATCGTTATGTAGGCATATCGGGTCAGAAATTCGGTGGAACATTTTATCTTGCCATTGGTATATCAGGACAAGTTCAACATTTAAAGGGAATTGAAAATGCTGGAATTATAACTGCTATAAACATAGATGAGGATGCTCCTATATTTAAGAGTTCAGATTATGGTATTGTAGGAGATCTATATGAAATTGTGCCGCTGCTTATTGAGGCTTTAAAATAG
- a CDS encoding DUF134 domain-containing protein, whose product MARPRKWRKVCTLPQINKFGPVDISKDINEPIIMTVEEYETIRLMDLEGLNQEESASVMGVARSTIQRIYDDARKKIAKSLVNGKILKIEGGSYKLCSDFNNKENCSKCICNKYRQYDECAE is encoded by the coding sequence ATGGCAAGGCCAAGAAAATGGAGGAAAGTCTGTACATTGCCGCAAATTAATAAATTTGGACCTGTAGATATATCAAAAGATATAAATGAACCTATAATAATGACTGTAGAGGAATACGAAACTATAAGGCTTATGGATTTAGAAGGATTAAATCAAGAAGAAAGTGCAAGTGTAATGGGAGTGGCACGTTCTACTATACAGAGAATATATGATGATGCCCGTAAAAAGATAGCAAAAAGCTTGGTAAACGGGAAAATATTAAAAATAGAAGGAGGCAGTTATAAACTTTGTAGTGACTTTAACAATAAGGAAAACTGCAGTAAGTGTATTTGTAATAAATAC